Genomic segment of Streptomyces sp. NBC_01210:
CAGCACTCTCCTCCCCCTCTGCGAGGTGCAGATGAGCACGACCCAGACCCAGCCGAAGCAGGGCGAACTCCCCGAGGACACCGGCGCGTTCGCATGGCTGCGGGCACTCGGGCCGCGCGGCCGCCGCGCCTTCGGCGGCGCGTTCGGCGGCTACGCCCTCGACTCCTACGACTACTTCACACTGCCGCTGAGCATGGTGGCGATCTCCGCGTACTTCGGTCTCGACAACGGACAAACCGGACTTCTCACCACCGTCACCCTGGTCGTCTCCGCGGTGGGCGGCGCGCTCGCCGGCATCCTCGCCGACCGGATCGGCCGGGTGAAGGCCCTGATGATCACGGTGATCACCTATGCGGTGTTCACCGTCCTGTGCGGCTTCGCCCCCAACTACGAGACGCTGCTGGTCTTCCGCGCCCTGCAGGGTCTCGGCTTCGGCGGCGAGTGGGCGGTCGGCGCGATCCTGGTCGCCGAGTACGCCTCCGCCAAGCACCGCGGCCGCACACTCGGCGCCGTCCAGAGCGCGTGGGCGGCCGGCTGGGCGCTCGCCGTCATCGTCTACACCCTGGTCTTCCAGTTCCTCGACGCGGACACCGCCTGGCGCGTGATGTTCTGGACGGGCGCCCTGCCCGCCCTGTTGGTCATCTATGTACGGCGGAGTGTCAGTGACGCCCCCACAGCGGCCGAGCGACGCCGTGCCAGCACCGAGCGCGGGACCTTCTCCACCATCTTCAAGAAGGATCTGCTGCGTACGACGTTCTTCGCGACGCTGCTCTCCACCGGCGTCCAGGGCGGCTACTACACGCTCGCCACCTGGGTACCCACGTATCTCAAGACCGAGCGGGGGCTCACCGTCGTCGGCACCGGCGGCTATCTGACCTTTCTGATCTCCGGGTCCTTCATCGGCTATCTCACGGGCGGCTATCTCACCGACCGGATCGGCCGGAAGAAGAACATCACGCTCTTCGCCGTGCTGTCCGCCATCGGGATCCTCGCCTACACGAGCATCCCTTCCGGAGCGAACGGTCTGCTGCTGGTCCTCGGCTTCCCGCTCGGATTCTGCATGTCCGCGATCTTCAGCGGCTTCGGGTCGTTCCTCAGCGAGCTGTATCCGACGGCCGTACGAGGCACTGGCCAGGGCTTCACGTACAACAGTGGCCGTGCCGTGGGCGCGTTCCTGCCCACCCTGGTCGGCTTCCTGTCCGACAGCTGGGGAGTGGGCGGCGCGCTCGTCCTCGGCGCCGTCGGCTACGGCCTGGCAGTGGTGGCTCTGCTCGGCCTGCCCGAGACCCGCGGGAAGGAGCTGGTGTGATCCGCAACCTGGAGCGCGTCGACGGGCACGCATGGAGCCCGGTTGAGGCCCGTGAGCAATTCCGTTCCGGAGTGGGCGGGCCGACCGCGGGCCTGGCACCCGGCCACACACAGGCGAACCTGATCTCGGTCCCCGCCGACTGGGCCTACGACATGCTGCTGTTCTGTCAGCGCAACCCGAAGCCCTGTCCGGTACTCGACGTCACCGAAGCCGGTGCCTGGTCGACGCAGCTCGCGCCGGACGCCGATCTGCGCACCGATCTCCCCGGCTACCGCGTGTGGGAGCACGGCGAACTCGTCGACGAACCCACGGACGTTGTGGAGCGCTGGCGCGATGACCTGGTGTCGTTCCTCATCGGCTGCAGTTTCACCTTCGAGTGGATGCTCTCCGAGTCCGGGGTTCCGATGCGCCATGTCGAGCAGGGCCGCAATGTCCCGATGTACGTCACCGATCGCCCATGCCGCGCCGCGGGGCGGCTGCACGGGCCCATGGTGGTGTCGATGCGCCCCGTGCCGCCCGAGCACATCGACACGGCGGTCAGAGAGAGCGCCATGATGCCCGCGGTGCACGGTGGTCCGGTGCACCAAGGCGACCCGGCGGGACTCGGCATCGAGGACCTCGGCCGCCCCGACTTCGGCGATCCGGTGGACGCGGAGCCCGGCGACATCCCGGTGTTCTGGGCGTGCGGGGTCACGCCGCAGGCGGCGGTGATGGCCTCGCGGCCGCCGTTCGCGATCACCCACGCGCCGGGGCAGATGTTCATCACGGATGCCCGCGACGCGCAGTACCGCGTGGCCTGACGAGCAGGAATGAGGAGCACATGACCTGGGCGTCGATCGATCTCAACGCCGACCTCGGCGAGGGCTTCGGCCGCTGGCGGCTGACCGACGACGAACAGCTGCTGTCCGTCGTCACCAGCGCCAATGTCGCCTGCGGCTTCCACGCCGGGGACGCGGTCACCATGCGGCGCGTCTGCGAACTCGCCGCCGGCCGCTCGGTGCGGATCGGCGCCCAGGTCTCGTACCGCGATCTGGCCGGCTTCGGACGGCGCTCCATGGACGTCCCGCCGGACGAGCTGGCCGCCGAGATCGCGTACCAGATAGGGGCGTTGGAGATCTTCGCCAAGGCTGCCGGGTCCCGTGTCTCGTACGTCAAACCGCACGGCGCTCTCTACAACCGTGTCGTGCACGACGAGGAGCAGGCAGCAGCCGTCGTCGAAGGCGTGCTGCTGTCCGGCGAGCGGCTGCCGCTGCTCGGACTGCCCGGCTCGAAACTGCACACCATGGCGGAGAAGGCCGGACTGCCCGCCGTCTCCGAGGCGTTCGCCGACCGCGCGTACACCGCGGAGGGCACGCTGGTGCCGCGTGGACAGGACGGTGCGGTCCTCAGCGATCCGGCCGCGGTCGTCGCACGGTCCGTCAGCATGGCCAGGTTCGGCGTGGTCACCTCGCGGTGCGGACAGTCGGTATCGGTACGTGCCCGCTCGCTCTGTCTGCACGGCGACACCGAGGGGGCCGTCGCTCTTGCCCGCCGGGTGCGGCGGCAACTGGAAACCGTGGGCGTCCGTGTGGAGGCTTTCGTATGAGGGCCCTGCCGGTCGGCGACCGGGCGCTCCTCGTCGAGCTGAACGACGGGGACGAAGCCGGGGCGCTCCATGCCGAACTGCTGCGCCGCCGCGCCGCCGGCACCCTTCCGGCGATCCAGGAGATCGTGCCCGCGGCCCGGACCGTGCTGCTCGACGGGCTCGACGAGCCGGGCAGCTTCGCGCGCGAGCTCGCGGAGTGGCAGATTCCGGCGCTCCACGCGCGCGTGCAGGACGCGATCGAGATTCCCCTCCGCTACGACGGGCCCGATCTGGCGGATGTCGCGGCGCTGTGGCAGGTGGCGGAGGAGGACGTCGCGGACATCCACTCGACGGCTGAATACCGGGTCGCCTTCTGCGGGTTCGCACCCGGCTTCGGCTATCTGACCGGGCTTCCGCAGCCGTACGCGGTGCCGCGCAGAGCCACCCCGCGCACCTCCGTACCGGCCGGGGCAGTCGCGCTGGCCGGGCCGTACACCGGCGTGTATCCGCGCTCCTCTCCCGGCGGCTGGCAGTTGATCGGGACGACGGACACGGTGCTGTGGGACCCGGCGCGGGAGCCCGCCGCGCTGCTCTCGCCGGGGACGCGGGTGCGGTTCGTGCCGGAGCGCGCCGGGATCCGCCGATGACCGACAGGGCCTTCGCGGTCGTACGAGCCGGGGCGCTGACCACCGTGCAGGACCTGGGGCGACCCGGGCACGCCCACCTCGGAGTGCCACGCTCCGGTGCGCTCGATCCGTACTCCGGCCGCCTCGTCAACCGGCTGGTGGGCAATGCGGAGAGTGCCGCGGTCCTGGAGACCACCCTCAACGGGTGTGCGGTGCGGCCGCGTTGCGCGGTGACCGTGGCCGTCGGCGGCGCACACTGCCAGGTCACAGTCGACCGGCGGCCGGTGGCCTGGGGCGCGCCGGTGCGGGTAGCCGCGGGCTCGGTGCTGGAGACCGGCCCGGCGCTTTGCGGCGTACGCACCTATGTGGCCTTCGCCGGCGGGATCGCGGTCGATCCGGTGCTGGGCAGCCGCTCCACCGATCTGCTCTCCGGGCTCGGTCCCGCACCGCTCACGGACGGCGCCGTACTGCCGCTCGGTAAGCCGGCCGGTCCGCCGGCGCGGGTCGACGGCGGCGTGCCGTGGCCCGCCCCACCGGCCGAGCTGGTGCTGCGGGTGCGGCTCGGGCCGCGCGCCGACTGGTTCACGGACGCGGCCCCGCGCACGCTGGCCCGTGGCGCGTACCGGGTGTCGTCGGCGAGCAATCGCATCGGGCTGCGTACCGAGGGGCCTTCGCTGGAGCGGGCGGTGACCGGTGAACTCCCCAGCGAGGGCATGGTGCTGGGAGCCGTGCAGGTGCCGCCGGACGGCCGCCCGGTGGTCTTTCTCGCCGACCATCCCACCACCGGCGGCTATCCGGTGGTGGCGGTCGCCGACAAACGGGATCTCGCTGCGGCGGCGCAGGCGGTGCCGGGCGTTCGTGTGCGTTTCGTCCCCGTGCGCTAATGGTTCGCTGACTGGAAAGCTCAGCCTCGCCGGCGATTGAGGCGCGGGGGTCCGGGGGCGGAGCCCGGAGCTACGGCGAGGGAGCACCGTACCTCCCGCCCCCGGTGTGCTCATCACCAGCACGTCCCCCAGGGCCGACATCCACCGCGTCGACGCCGTCCAACCTCGTCACGCTGCCGTCGGCCCGCTCGACAGGGTTGC
This window contains:
- a CDS encoding MFS transporter, which encodes MSTTQTQPKQGELPEDTGAFAWLRALGPRGRRAFGGAFGGYALDSYDYFTLPLSMVAISAYFGLDNGQTGLLTTVTLVVSAVGGALAGILADRIGRVKALMITVITYAVFTVLCGFAPNYETLLVFRALQGLGFGGEWAVGAILVAEYASAKHRGRTLGAVQSAWAAGWALAVIVYTLVFQFLDADTAWRVMFWTGALPALLVIYVRRSVSDAPTAAERRRASTERGTFSTIFKKDLLRTTFFATLLSTGVQGGYYTLATWVPTYLKTERGLTVVGTGGYLTFLISGSFIGYLTGGYLTDRIGRKKNITLFAVLSAIGILAYTSIPSGANGLLLVLGFPLGFCMSAIFSGFGSFLSELYPTAVRGTGQGFTYNSGRAVGAFLPTLVGFLSDSWGVGGALVLGAVGYGLAVVALLGLPETRGKELV
- a CDS encoding putative hydro-lyase, yielding MIRNLERVDGHAWSPVEAREQFRSGVGGPTAGLAPGHTQANLISVPADWAYDMLLFCQRNPKPCPVLDVTEAGAWSTQLAPDADLRTDLPGYRVWEHGELVDEPTDVVERWRDDLVSFLIGCSFTFEWMLSESGVPMRHVEQGRNVPMYVTDRPCRAAGRLHGPMVVSMRPVPPEHIDTAVRESAMMPAVHGGPVHQGDPAGLGIEDLGRPDFGDPVDAEPGDIPVFWACGVTPQAAVMASRPPFAITHAPGQMFITDARDAQYRVA
- a CDS encoding LamB/YcsF family protein, with product MTWASIDLNADLGEGFGRWRLTDDEQLLSVVTSANVACGFHAGDAVTMRRVCELAAGRSVRIGAQVSYRDLAGFGRRSMDVPPDELAAEIAYQIGALEIFAKAAGSRVSYVKPHGALYNRVVHDEEQAAAVVEGVLLSGERLPLLGLPGSKLHTMAEKAGLPAVSEAFADRAYTAEGTLVPRGQDGAVLSDPAAVVARSVSMARFGVVTSRCGQSVSVRARSLCLHGDTEGAVALARRVRRQLETVGVRVEAFV
- the pxpB gene encoding 5-oxoprolinase subunit PxpB produces the protein MRALPVGDRALLVELNDGDEAGALHAELLRRRAAGTLPAIQEIVPAARTVLLDGLDEPGSFARELAEWQIPALHARVQDAIEIPLRYDGPDLADVAALWQVAEEDVADIHSTAEYRVAFCGFAPGFGYLTGLPQPYAVPRRATPRTSVPAGAVALAGPYTGVYPRSSPGGWQLIGTTDTVLWDPAREPAALLSPGTRVRFVPERAGIRR
- a CDS encoding biotin-dependent carboxyltransferase family protein codes for the protein MTDRAFAVVRAGALTTVQDLGRPGHAHLGVPRSGALDPYSGRLVNRLVGNAESAAVLETTLNGCAVRPRCAVTVAVGGAHCQVTVDRRPVAWGAPVRVAAGSVLETGPALCGVRTYVAFAGGIAVDPVLGSRSTDLLSGLGPAPLTDGAVLPLGKPAGPPARVDGGVPWPAPPAELVLRVRLGPRADWFTDAAPRTLARGAYRVSSASNRIGLRTEGPSLERAVTGELPSEGMVLGAVQVPPDGRPVVFLADHPTTGGYPVVAVADKRDLAAAAQAVPGVRVRFVPVR